A window from Oreochromis aureus strain Israel breed Guangdong linkage group 16, ZZ_aureus, whole genome shotgun sequence encodes these proteins:
- the LOC120433513 gene encoding olfactory receptor 2AT4-like, with the protein MDEELNVTHLTLDWYTEVNKYRYVFFFIMFILYSLIICTNSIILYLIWIHKNLHEPMYIFIAALLLNSVLYSTTVYPKLLIDFLSEKQVTTYSACLFQFFMFYTLVCSEFLLLAAMAYDRYVAICKPLEYQTIMTKTTVSIFLVVAWLVPACHVAVFTIASAEAKLCHSNIKGIFCNNAVYTLQCEISRLITIFGVVALLDLSILPMLFIVFTYTKLFIVSHRSCKEIRKKAAETCLPHLLVLISYSAFFVYDISIARVKSDFPKTTRIIMTLQIMLYQPLLNPFIYGLKMKEISKHLNKLLSQANISPCIKTYC; encoded by the coding sequence ATGGATGAAGAGTTAAATGTTACCCATCTAACTCTGGACTGGTACACAGAAGTTAATAAGTAcagatatgttttctttttcatcatgTTTATATTATATAGTCTAATAATCTGCACTAATTCTATTATACTGTATCTGATCTGGATTCATAAAAACCTCCATGAGCCTATGTACATTTTCATTGCAGCTTTGCTACTGAACTCTGTTCTTTACAGCACAACTGTTTACCCAAAACTCCTGATTgactttttatctgaaaaaCAAGTCACAACATATTCAGCCTgtctctttcagttttttatgttttatactCTAGTTTGTTCAGAGTTCCTTCTGTTGGCTGCCATGGCCTATGACAGATATGTGGCTATATGTAAACCTCTGGAATATCAAACTATCATGACAAAAACCACTGTGAGTATTTTCCTGGTTGTGGCTTGGCTTGTACCTGCTTGTCATGTTGCTGTATTCACAATAGCGAGTGCTGAAGCTAAACTGTGCCACTCTAATATAAAaggaatattttgtaataatgcaGTTTACACTCTTCAGTGTGAAATATCAAGATTAATTACCATCTTTGGTGTGGTTGCTTTACTAGATCTCTCAATACTTCCTATGCTCTTTATAGTTTTCACTTATACAAAACTATTTATAGTTTCTCATCGAAGTTGtaaagaaatcaggaagaaaGCTGCAGAGACTTGTTTACCTCATCTGTTAGTTTTAATCAGTTACTCAGCTTTTTTTGTGTATGATATAAGCATAGCTCGTGTGAAATCAGATTTTCCAAAAACCACACGCATAATAATGACATTACAAATAATGCTCTATCAGCCTCTGCTAAATCCATTCATTTATGGGCTTAAAATGAAGGAAATttctaaacatttaaataagctGCTTTCTCAGGCCAACATCAGTCCTTGTATTAAAACTTACTGCTAA
- the LOC116334474 gene encoding olfactory receptor 142-like: MDEESNVTYLTLDWYTEINKYRYVFFFVMFTLYILIICTNSTILYLIWIHKNLHEPMYIFIAALLLNSVLYSTTVYPKLLIDFLSEKQVTTYSVCLFQFFMFYTLVLSEFLLLAAMAYDRYVAICKPLEYQTIMRKTTVRIFLVVAWLVPACHIAVQAIASAEAKLCDFNIKGIFCNNAVYTLQCERSRLITIFGVVIVLDLSILPMFFIVFTYTKIFIVSHRSCKEIRKKTAETCLPHMLVLISYSVFFVYDVSIARVKSDFPKTTRIIMTLQIMLYQPLLNPFIYGLKMKEISKHLKNLLSQANISPCIKT; this comes from the coding sequence ATGGATGAAGAGTCAAATGTTACCTATCTAACTCTGGACTGGTACACGGAAATTAACAAGTacagatatgttttttttttcgttatgtttacattatatattcTAATAATCTGCACTAATTCTACTATTCTGTATCTCATCTGGATTCATAAAAACCTCCATGAGCCTATGTACATTTTCATTGCAGCATTGCTACTGAACTCTGTTCTTTACAGCACAACTGTTTACCCAAAACTTCTGATTGACTTTTTATCGGAAAAACAAGTCACAACATAttcagtctgtctctttcagttttttatgttttacactttagttttatcagaattcCTTCTGTTGGCTGCCATGGCCTATGACAGATATGTGGCTATATGTAAACCTCTGGAATATCAAACTATCATGAGAAAAACCACTGTGAGAATTTTCCTGGTTGTGGCTTGGCTTGTACCTGCTTGTCATATTGCAGTCCAAGCAATAGCGAGTGCTGAAGCTAAACTGTGCGACTTTAATATAAAaggaatattttgtaataatgcaGTTTACACTCTTCAGTGTGAAAGATCAAGATTAATTACCATCTTTGGTGTGGTCATTGTATTAGATCTCTCAATACTTCCCATGTTCTTTATAGTTttcacatacacaaaaatatttatAGTTTCTCATCGAAGTTGTAAAGAAATTAGGAAGAAAACTGCAGAGACTTGTTTACCTCATATGTTAGTTTTAATCAGTTACtcagttttctttgtgtatgATGTAAGTATAGCTCGTGTGAAATCGGATTTTCCAAAAACCACACGCATAATAATGACATTACAAATAATGCTCTATCAGCCTCTGCTAAATCCATTCatttatgggctcaaaatgaaGGAAATTTCTAAACATCTAAAAAATCTGCTTTCTCAGGCCAACATCAGTCCTTGTATTAAAACTTAA